One segment of Schistocerca nitens isolate TAMUIC-IGC-003100 chromosome 3, iqSchNite1.1, whole genome shotgun sequence DNA contains the following:
- the LOC126249239 gene encoding putative leucine-rich repeat-containing protein DDB_G0290503: MAQEDQEWMESMAAVQRQFREKLAYMEKYLSQRFGELKSQLNRTVNIVESTVEQRRSSVKDQVEVRLSLVDEVGERLATVQKQLGEKIVNMQSTLGERLVAVLEKQRQRLVDVQENLKRQHTAVSFSVEPKLIEVHEQVQAMVLTMEKYLDDRDEVEKNQLMVLLHEVSDRINQNLVDEERQLQGSFIKQRDELKKMFDNVQQRFDQRLTYLRSMSLPSLDEVQRAVDMRLNSVEEHSDLRLDEVHTCLEQWFQEVKDLIERRYEYLREFLTKRLDEVKEEQEQRIEEESIFTQRRLDQLREQVVQRLNEVKDKLELRMDEVEGKVLGLVNQMQNQLDSSLDDMKELTGHKFDQVQQLTWQMLDQQQILLWQGSNGAAEKLDQGIEEVEKKVEQKLSYIEEQLDLRLSETDEAMRERLKEVLDQLERKLEEVSYDVTEMLVELLNETTSRIKEITGQLETRDLETRSHTAHRFGDVDDQLKWRIEEARDHIRYRLQMMESQIHERIGDVVEKVENSIDDTEKWLQLLE, from the coding sequence ATGGCTCAAGAAGACCAAGAGTGGATGGAAAGCATGGCTGCAGTCCAACGACAGTTCAGAGAGAAACTGGCATACATGGAGAAATATTTGTCGCAACGATTCGGCGAACTGAAGAGTCAGCTCAATCGGACAGTTAATATTGTAGAAAGCACAGTGGAACAGAGAAGATCTTCAGTTAAAGATCAGGTTGAAGTAAGACTTTCTCTGGTGGATGAGGTGGGAGAGAGACTGGCGACAGTACAGAAGCAACTTGGGGAAAAGATAGTGAACATGCAGTCAACCTTAGGTGAGAGATTAGTTGCAGTTCTAGAGAAGCAACGCCAAAGGCTAGTCGACGTACAAGAAAATCTGAAACGGCAGCATACAGCTGTGAGTTTCTCAGTCGAGCCAAAGCTTATAGAAGTGCATGAGCAAGTGCAAGCGATGGTTCTGACGATGGAGAAATATTTAGATGACAGAGATGAAGTGGAGAAAAATCAGCTCATGGTGTTGCTCCACGAAGTAAGTGATAGAATAAACCAGAATTTGGTGGACGAGGAAAGACAGTTACAAGGAAGTTTCATAAAACAGAGAGACGAGCTGAAGAAAATGTTTGACAATGTGCAGCAGAGATTCGACCAGAGATTGACTTACTTGCGAAGCATGAGCCTCCCTAGTCTAGATGAGGTGCAACGTGCTGTGGATATGAGGCTCAACAGTGTAGAAGAGCACTCTGACCTCAGGTTAGATGAAGTCCACACTTGTCTTGAACAGTGGTTTCAAGAGGTAAAGGATCTCATCGAAAGGAGGTACGAATATTTAAGAGAATTTCTGACCAAAAGGTTGGATGAAGTGAAAGAGGAACAAGAGCAAAGAATAGAAGAAGAATCCATCTTCACACAACGGAGGCTCGATCAATTGAGGGAGCAAGTGGTGCAGCGGCTAAATGAAGTAAAAGACAAGCTTGAACTGAGAATGGATGAAGTCGAAGGTAAGGTTCTCGGTCTAGTAAATCAAATGCAAAATCAGCTAGACAGCAGTCTGGACGATATGAAAGAACTAACTGGACACAAATTCGATCAGGTACAACAGCTGACATGGCAGATGCTTGATCAGCAGCAGATTCTTTTGTGGCAAGGCTCCAATGGTGCCGCAGAAAAACTTGATCAGGGAATCGAAGAGGTCGAAAAGAAAGTAGAGCAGAAGCTCAGCTACATAGAGGAGCAGTTAGATCTGAGGTTGAGTGAAACTGATGAAGCTATGAGAGAGAGACTTAAAGAGGTCTTGGATCAGCTGGAGCGGAAACTGGAGGAAGTTAGCTATGATGTAACAGAAATGTTGGTGGAGCTGTTGAACGAAACTACGTCAAGAATTAAGGAAATTACAGGCCAACTGGAGACGAGGGATCTCGAGACGCGGAGCCACACTGCCCACAGATTTGGCGATGTGGACGATCAGTTGAAGTGGAGGATAGAGGAGGCGCGCGATCACATACGGTATAGATTACAGATGATGGAGTCACAGATTCATGAGAGGATAGGCGACGTGGTAGAAAAAGTAGAGAATTCTATAGATGATACAGAAAAATGGCTTCAACTACTCGAATAA
- the LOC126249240 gene encoding spidroin-1-like has translation MKGDGGKDTEGGRGQGHGRGTGARTRKGDGGKDTEGGRGQGHGRGTGARTRKGDGGKDTEGGRGQGHGRGTGARTRKGDGGKDTEGGRGQGHGRGTGARTRKGDGGKDTEGGRGQGHGRGTGARTRKGDGGKDTEGGRGQGHGRGTGARTRKGDGGKDTEGGRGQGHGRGTGARTRKGDGGKDTEGGRGQGHGRGTGARTRKGDGGKDTEGGRGQGHGRGTGARTRKGDGGKDTEGGRGQGHGRGTGARTRKGDGGKDTEGGRGQGHGRGTGARTRKGDGGKDTEGGRGQGHGRGTGARTRKGDGGKDTEGGRGQGHGRGTGARTRKGDGGKDTEGGRGQGHGRGTGARTRKGDGGKDTEGGRGQGHGRGTGARTRKGDGGKDTEGGRGQGHGRGTGARTRKGDGGKDTEGGRGQGHGRGTGARTRKGDGGKDTEGGRGQGHGRGTGARTRKGDGGKDTEGGRGQGHGRGTGARTRKGDGGKDTEGGRGQGHGRGTGARTRKGDGGKDTEGGRGQGHGRGTGARTRKGDGGKDTEGGRGQGHGRGTGARTRKGDGGKDTEGGRGQGHGRGTGARTRKGDGGKDTEGGRGQGHGRGTGARTRKGDGGKDTEGGRGQGHGRGTGARTRKGDGGKDTEGGRGQGHGRGTGARTRKGDGGKDTEGGRGQGHGRGTGARTRKGDGGKDTEGGRGQGHGRGTGARTRKGDGGKDTEGGRGQGHGRGTGARTRKGDGGKDTEGGRGQGHGRGTGARTRKGDGGKDTEGGRGQGHGRGTGARTRKGDGGKDTEGGRGQGHGRGTGARTRKGDGGKDTEGGRGQGHGRGTGARTRKGDGGKDTEGGRGQGHGRGTGARTRKGDGGKDTEGGRGQGHGRGTGARTRKGDGGKDTEGGRGQGHGRGTGARTRKGDGGKDTEGGRGQGQDGKVQEGNAEWGGTMGCNSLFHSVSHAQTYERTVKPQKGMGVGGLMGGMCLENRLCGFEIHLLPWWSLFLNPLIFLQGLQTQPQRVIDSVQATTSVRLDLEL, from the exons AtgaagggggacgggggcaaggacacggaagggggacgggggcaaggacacggaagggggacgggggcaaggacacggaagggggacgggggcaaggacacggaagggggacgggggcaaggacacggaagggggacgggggcaaggacacggaagggggacgggggcaaggacacggaagggggacgggggcaaggacacggaagggggacgggggcaaggacacggaagggggacgggggcaaggacacggaagggggacgggggcaaggacacggaagggggacgggggcaaggacacggaagggggacgggggcaaggacacggaagggggacgggggcaaggacacggaagggggacgggggcaaggacacggaagggggacgggggcaaggacacggaagggggacgggggcaaggacacggaagggggacgggggcaaggacacggaagggggacgggggcaaggacacggaagggggacgggggcaaggacacggaagggggacgggggcaaggacacggaagggggacgggggcaaggacacggaagggggacgggggcaaggacacggaagggggacgggggcaaggacacggaagggggacgggggcaaggacacggaagggggacgggggcaaggacacggaagggggacgggggcaaggacacggaagggggacgggggcaaggacacggaagggggacgggggcaaggacacggaagggggacgggggcaaggacacggaagggggacgggggcaaggacacggaagggggacgggggcaaggacacggaagggggacgggggcaaggacacggaagggggacgggggcaaggacacggaagggggacgggggcaaggacacggaagggggacgggggcaaggacacggaagggggacgggggcaaggacacggaagggggacgggggcaaggacacggaagggggacgggggcaaggacacggaagggggacgggggcaaggacacggaagggggacgggggcaaggacacggaagggggacgggggcaaggacacggaagggggacgggggcaaggacacggaagggggacgggggcaaggacacggaagggggacgggggcaaggacacggaagggggacgggggcaaggacacggaagggggacgggggcaaggacacggaagggggacgggggcaaggacacggaagggggacgggggcaaggacacggaagggggacgggggcaaggacacggaagggggacgggggcaaggacacggaagggggacgggggcaaggacacggaagggggacgggggcaaggacacggaagggggacgggggcaaggacacggaagggggacgggggcaaggacacggaagggggacgggggcaaggacacggaagggggacgggggcaaggacacggaagggggacgggggcaaggacacggaagggggacgggggcaaggacacggaagggggacgggggcaaggacacggaagggggacgggggcaaggacacggaagggggacgggggcaaggacacggaagggggacgggggcaaggacacggaagggggacgggggcaaggacacggaagggggacgggggcaaggacacggaagggggacgggggcaaggacacggaagggggacgggggcaaggacacggaagggggacgggggcaaggacacggaagggggacgggggcaaggacacggaagggggacgggggcaaggacacggaagggggacgggggcaaggacacggaagggggacgggggcaaggacacggaagggggacgggggcaaggacacggaagggggacgggggcaaggacacggaagggggacgggggcaaggacacggaagggggacgggggcaaggacacggaagggggacgggggcaaggacacggaagggggacgggggcaaggacacggaagggggacgggggcaaggacacggaagggggacgggggcaaggacacggaagggggacgggggcaaggacacggaagggggacgggggcaaggacacggaagggggacgggggcaaggacacggaagggggacgggggcaaggacacggaagggggacgggggcaaggacacggaagggggacgggggcaaggacacggaagggggacgggggcaaggacacggaagggggacgggggcaaggacacggaagggggacgggggcaaggacacggaagggggacgggggcaaggacacggaagggggacgggggcaaggacacggaagggggacgggggcaaggacacggaagggggacgggggcaaggacacggaagggggacgggggcaaggacacggaagggggacgggggcaaggacacggaagggggacgggggcaaggacacggaagggggacgggggcaaggacacggaagggggacgggggcaaggacacggaagggggacgggggcaaggacacggaagggggacgggggcaaggacacggaagggggacgggggcaaggacacggaagggggacgggggcaaggacacggaagggggacgggggcaaggacacggaagggggacgggggcaaggacacggaagggggacgggggcaaggacacggaagggggacgggggcaaggacacggaagggggacgggggcaaggacacggaagggggacgggggcaaggacacggaagggggacgggggcaaggacacggaagggggacgggggcaaggacagGATGGGAAAGTACAGGAAGGAAATGCAGAATGGGGAGGGACGATGGGCTGCAACAGCTTGTTTCACAGTGTGAGCCATGCACAAACCTACGAAAGAACAGTGAAACCCCAAAAGGGGATGGGCGTGGGGGGTTTAATGGGCGGCATGTGCTTAGAAAACCGGCTATGTGGGTTTGAGATTCACTTGCTGCCCTGGTGGTCTCTGTTCCTAAATCCATTGATCTTCCTCCAGG GCCTGCAAACTCAGCCACAGCGTGTTATCGACTCTGTACAGGCGACAACCAGCGTGCGCTTGGATCTTGAGCTATAA